One window from the genome of Cryptomeria japonica chromosome 6, Sugi_1.0, whole genome shotgun sequence encodes:
- the LOC131876617 gene encoding uncharacterized protein LOC131876617: MEVVVVVLEEEAEEMEGGGGDSERGGARGGDRGDGGGGGGLVLGVGGGGRVGAVLAVGAHPSKGFSDQSEIGISAAVVGTGVSAIAKDYAGYHRAEYRDRALGSGRGPY; encoded by the exons atggaggtggtggtggtggtgttggAGGAGGAGGCAGAGGAGATGGAGGGTGGAGGAGGAGATAGCGAGAGAGGGGGAGCTAGAGGTGGAGAtagaggggatggaggaggaggaggaggtcttGTTCTTGGTGTTGGTGGGGGTGGTAGGGTAGGTGCGGTGCTAGCTGTG GGTGCCCACCCATCGAAAGGATTCTCAGATCAAAGCGAAATAGGTATCAGTGCAGCAGTTGTAGGTACAGGTGTTAGTGCAATAGCAAAAGATTACGCTGGTTATCACAGAGCGGAATACAGAGATAGAGCATTAGGATCTGGCAGAGGCCCTTACTGA